In a single window of the Rattus norvegicus strain BN/NHsdMcwi chromosome 6, GRCr8, whole genome shotgun sequence genome:
- the LOC102547703 gene encoding uncharacterized protein LOC102547703 isoform X3 — protein sequence MTMHESPTPLRVLHFVRTGVTHPVTTQRDCSVQYRAVSKSVFKLAISQELSHTGEIQCFGSRNNKMALVLMLLDSPYTGLGGDTDIHQLNKSDTEEGQCVWFQLQIDPGLIELSALLWQGWSPRIGWTLVRDVGLLALPGPCLPAPCHASCPDDNGLNFRNLLGIEPTAPAHSRQMLCHLATTPALSTLLQSLTKLLRVTLHLGGPSRTSDYHSPALASPRAGITEFDMIILLALWTSLATIGTEKEENPPPPTNPRSIPFYQPPCSCMGREWRPQLPSRTGWSWEGRQIAAPAIHTQSQSIR from the exons ATGACTATGCATGAGTCACCAACTCCACTGAGAGTTTTACACTTTGTGAGAACAGGAGTCACTCACCCTGTGACCACACAGAGAGACTGCTCTGTGCAGTACAGAGCGGTCTCCAAGAGCGTGTTTAAGTTGGCCATTTCCCAAGAACTCTCTCATACTGGAGAGATACAATGCTTTGGGTCACGGAATAATAAGATGGCCTTGGTTCTAATGTTGCTTGATTCACCCTACACTGGACTAGGAGGAGACACTGACATACATCAGCTTAATAAATCTGACACTGAGGAGGGGCAGTGTGTGTGGTTTCAATTACAGATTGACCCAGGATTGATTGAACTGTCTGCTCTGCTCTGGCAGGGATGGAGTCCAAGGATTGGCTGGACTCTTGTGAGAG ATGTAGGACTCTTGGCTCTTCcaggaccatgtctgcctgcaccctgccatgcttcctgccctgatgataatggactgaacttccgcaact tgctggggattgaacccacggCCCCCGCACATTCCAGGCAAATGCTCTGCCACCTGGCTACAACTCCAGCTCTTTCTACACTTTTACAGAGTCTTACTAAGTTGCTCAGGGTGACCTTGCACTTGGGAGGCCCAAGCAGGACTTCAGACTatcattctcctgccttagcctctccaagggctgggattacag AGTTTGACATGATAATCCTGCTTGCTCTTTGGACCTCCCTGGCTACAATaggcacagagaaagaagagaacccTCCTCCACCTACAAATCCCCGTAGTATCCCATTCTATCAGCCCCCTTGTTCCTGCATGGGGAGGGAGTGGAGACCTCAGCTACCAAGCAGAACAG gtTGGAGCTGGGAGGGAAGGCAGATAGCAGCACCTGCCATCCACACTCAGTCACAAAGCATTCGCTGA
- the LOC102547703 gene encoding uncharacterized protein LOC102547703 isoform X2, whose amino-acid sequence MTMHESPTPLRVLHFVRTGVTHPVTTQRDCSVQYRAVSKSVFKLAISQELSHTGEIQCFGSRNNKMALVLMLLDSPYTGLGGDTDIHQLNKSDTEEGQCVWFQLQIDPGLIELSALLWQGWSPRIGWTLVRGPCLPAPCHASCPDDNGLNFRNLLGIEPTAPAHSRQMLCHLATTPALSTLLQSLTKLLRVTLHLGGPSRTSDYHSPALASPRAGITEFDMIILLALWTSLATIGTEKEENPPPPTNPRSIPFYQPPCSCMGREWRPQLPSRTGIKPRPFRSGQSDPREGAETASLRCKIPVLASGNPKTRTRDQDTLDMAG is encoded by the exons ATGACTATGCATGAGTCACCAACTCCACTGAGAGTTTTACACTTTGTGAGAACAGGAGTCACTCACCCTGTGACCACACAGAGAGACTGCTCTGTGCAGTACAGAGCGGTCTCCAAGAGCGTGTTTAAGTTGGCCATTTCCCAAGAACTCTCTCATACTGGAGAGATACAATGCTTTGGGTCACGGAATAATAAGATGGCCTTGGTTCTAATGTTGCTTGATTCACCCTACACTGGACTAGGAGGAGACACTGACATACATCAGCTTAATAAATCTGACACTGAGGAGGGGCAGTGTGTGTGGTTTCAATTACAGATTGACCCAGGATTGATTGAACTGTCTGCTCTGCTCTGGCAGGGATGGAGTCCAAGGATTGGCTGGACTCTTGTGAGAG gaccatgtctgcctgcaccctgccatgcttcctgccctgatgataatggactgaacttccgcaact tgctggggattgaacccacggCCCCCGCACATTCCAGGCAAATGCTCTGCCACCTGGCTACAACTCCAGCTCTTTCTACACTTTTACAGAGTCTTACTAAGTTGCTCAGGGTGACCTTGCACTTGGGAGGCCCAAGCAGGACTTCAGACTatcattctcctgccttagcctctccaagggctgggattacag AGTTTGACATGATAATCCTGCTTGCTCTTTGGACCTCCCTGGCTACAATaggcacagagaaagaagagaacccTCCTCCACCTACAAATCCCCGTAGTATCCCATTCTATCAGCCCCCTTGTTCCTGCATGGGGAGGGAGTGGAGACCTCAGCTACCAAGCAGAACAGGTATAAAACCCAGGCCATTCAGATCTGGGCAGAGTGATCCTAGGGAAGGGGCAGAGACTGCAAGTCTGAGATGCAAAATACCTGTCCTAGCCTCAGGGAACCCCAAGACTAGGACCAGGGACCAGGATACTCTGGACATGGCTGGATGA
- the LOC102547703 gene encoding uncharacterized protein LOC102547703 isoform X1 → MTMHESPTPLRVLHFVRTGVTHPVTTQRDCSVQYRAVSKSVFKLAISQELSHTGEIQCFGSRNNKMALVLMLLDSPYTGLGGDTDIHQLNKSDTEEGQCVWFQLQIDPGLIELSALLWQGWSPRIGWTLVRDVGLLALPGPCLPAPCHASCPDDNGLNFRNLLGIEPTAPAHSRQMLCHLATTPALSTLLQSLTKLLRVTLHLGGPSRTSDYHSPALASPRAGITEFDMIILLALWTSLATIGTEKEENPPPPTNPRSIPFYQPPCSCMGREWRPQLPSRTGIKPRPFRSGQSDPREGAETASLRCKIPVLASGNPKTRTRDQDTLDMAG, encoded by the exons ATGACTATGCATGAGTCACCAACTCCACTGAGAGTTTTACACTTTGTGAGAACAGGAGTCACTCACCCTGTGACCACACAGAGAGACTGCTCTGTGCAGTACAGAGCGGTCTCCAAGAGCGTGTTTAAGTTGGCCATTTCCCAAGAACTCTCTCATACTGGAGAGATACAATGCTTTGGGTCACGGAATAATAAGATGGCCTTGGTTCTAATGTTGCTTGATTCACCCTACACTGGACTAGGAGGAGACACTGACATACATCAGCTTAATAAATCTGACACTGAGGAGGGGCAGTGTGTGTGGTTTCAATTACAGATTGACCCAGGATTGATTGAACTGTCTGCTCTGCTCTGGCAGGGATGGAGTCCAAGGATTGGCTGGACTCTTGTGAGAG ATGTAGGACTCTTGGCTCTTCcaggaccatgtctgcctgcaccctgccatgcttcctgccctgatgataatggactgaacttccgcaact tgctggggattgaacccacggCCCCCGCACATTCCAGGCAAATGCTCTGCCACCTGGCTACAACTCCAGCTCTTTCTACACTTTTACAGAGTCTTACTAAGTTGCTCAGGGTGACCTTGCACTTGGGAGGCCCAAGCAGGACTTCAGACTatcattctcctgccttagcctctccaagggctgggattacag AGTTTGACATGATAATCCTGCTTGCTCTTTGGACCTCCCTGGCTACAATaggcacagagaaagaagagaacccTCCTCCACCTACAAATCCCCGTAGTATCCCATTCTATCAGCCCCCTTGTTCCTGCATGGGGAGGGAGTGGAGACCTCAGCTACCAAGCAGAACAGGTATAAAACCCAGGCCATTCAGATCTGGGCAGAGTGATCCTAGGGAAGGGGCAGAGACTGCAAGTCTGAGATGCAAAATACCTGTCCTAGCCTCAGGGAACCCCAAGACTAGGACCAGGGACCAGGATACTCTGGACATGGCTGGATGA